A part of bacterium genomic DNA contains:
- the rbsK gene encoding ribokinase produces MTKSIVVIGSSNTDMIIKVARIPKPGETVIGGVFSTAPGGKGANQAVSAARAGGKVVFIARVGEDMFGEQALNGFINDGIDVSHIAKDPSAPSGVALIFVDEKGENSIAVASGANARVSPSDMDAAREALVSAGNVLMQLEIPLETVEIAAKTACVNGVRVILNPAPAQPLGDDLLKNVSILTPNETEAELLTGIRVENERDAAKAADKLLDKGVGTVLITLGARGVFAAAPDFRGIIPAFRVQQAVDTTAAGDVFNGVLAVSLAEGKCLVDAVRFSNAAAALSVTRLGAQTSAPYRSEIEEFLKNNS; encoded by the coding sequence ATGACAAAATCTATTGTCGTTATCGGCAGTTCGAACACGGATATGATCATCAAGGTTGCGCGGATTCCGAAACCCGGCGAAACGGTCATCGGCGGCGTGTTTTCCACCGCACCGGGAGGAAAGGGGGCGAATCAGGCGGTCAGCGCCGCCCGCGCGGGCGGGAAGGTTGTTTTTATCGCGCGGGTCGGGGAGGATATGTTCGGCGAACAGGCGCTGAACGGCTTCATAAACGACGGGATAGACGTGAGCCATATCGCAAAAGACCCGTCAGCGCCTTCGGGTGTCGCCCTCATCTTTGTGGACGAGAAGGGAGAGAACAGCATCGCGGTCGCATCCGGCGCCAACGCCCGTGTGTCGCCATCCGATATGGATGCAGCGCGCGAAGCTCTCGTATCTGCCGGTAATGTCCTCATGCAGCTCGAAATTCCCCTCGAAACCGTCGAGATTGCGGCTAAAACCGCATGTGTGAACGGAGTCAGGGTAATCCTCAATCCCGCGCCTGCTCAGCCGCTCGGGGACGATCTCCTCAAAAACGTCTCAATCCTCACCCCGAACGAAACGGAAGCCGAGCTCCTGACCGGAATCAGGGTTGAAAACGAGCGTGACGCAGCGAAAGCTGCGGATAAGCTGCTCGATAAAGGTGTCGGGACTGTCCTGATAACTCTCGGCGCACGGGGAGTATTTGCAGCGGCTCCCGATTTCCGGGGTATCATACCGGCTTTCAGGGTTCAGCAGGCTGTGGATACAACCGCCGCAGGGGATGTGTTCAACGGTGTCCTTGCGGTGTCGCTTGCTGAGGGGAAATGCCTCGTGGATGCCGTCCGTTTTTCGAATGCGGCGGCGGCGCTGTCGGTCACAAGGCTCGGAGCCCAGACATCGGCGCCCTACCGCAGCGAGATCGAGGAATTTCTGAAAAATAATTCATGA
- a CDS encoding nucleoside hydrolase, whose amino-acid sequence MKHVLVMVAVFLMWCCSGVSTGNAQGKEKMKIIFDTDLAGDIDDAFAHALVQVSPEFEILGITTADGPTDLRARVSCRMLYECGQEHIPVAVGRRTRENSALPPQMTWGEGFDKFKPVKESAADFIIRNLRKYPGQVTIISVGPVTNLADVIDKDPEAWKMVKEVYSMFGSFYMGYNGGPAPDAEWNVRADIKSAQKFISSGVPITLAGLDVTTIVKYNKDRRLHLFMRSSPLTDAVCGLYTLWAGTDMNRDPTLFDPVAVTMTITDRFVTTRNAHVTVDDEGYTLIDESRPPNCRVGMHINTEAFLDWLTLRLLNQNLSR is encoded by the coding sequence ATGAAGCATGTTCTGGTAATGGTTGCGGTTTTCCTGATGTGGTGTTGCTCCGGAGTCAGTACGGGAAACGCGCAAGGTAAGGAAAAAATGAAAATCATTTTCGATACGGACCTGGCCGGCGATATCGATGACGCGTTTGCCCATGCTCTCGTGCAGGTCAGCCCCGAATTCGAGATTCTCGGCATCACCACGGCGGACGGCCCGACAGACCTCAGAGCCCGCGTCAGCTGCAGGATGCTGTACGAATGCGGGCAGGAACATATTCCGGTCGCGGTGGGCAGGCGCACCCGTGAAAACAGCGCGCTTCCTCCCCAGATGACATGGGGGGAAGGTTTTGACAAATTCAAACCGGTCAAAGAATCGGCTGCCGATTTCATCATACGAAACCTGCGGAAATATCCCGGGCAGGTTACCATCATCAGCGTCGGCCCGGTGACCAATTTAGCCGATGTGATCGACAAGGACCCCGAAGCATGGAAGATGGTGAAAGAGGTTTATTCGATGTTCGGGTCGTTCTATATGGGATATAACGGCGGCCCGGCGCCCGATGCGGAATGGAATGTGCGTGCCGATATCAAAAGCGCTCAAAAATTCATTTCGTCCGGCGTCCCGATCACCCTTGCAGGCCTCGATGTCACCACGATTGTAAAATACAACAAGGACAGGAGGCTCCACCTGTTCATGCGATCCTCGCCCCTGACCGATGCAGTCTGCGGGCTCTATACCCTATGGGCGGGAACCGACATGAACCGCGATCCCACCCTGTTCGATCCCGTGGCGGTGACCATGACGATTACCGACAGGTTTGTCACGACACGCAATGCCCATGTAACAGTGGACGATGAGGGCTATACTCTGATCGATGAGAGCCGTCCCCCCAACTGCCGTGTCGGGATGCACATCAATACGGAAGCATTTCTCGACTGGCTTACCCTGAGACTGCTCAACCAAAACCTGTCGCGCTGA
- a CDS encoding FAD-dependent oxidoreductase — MNTNIYPNRRLFFKTLSLSGLIFSGVNGFSYGESTEKSKVKHWDVIVVGGGPGGVPAAVAAARNGARVLLVERYGFLGGMATTALVHPYMKYNAGDTIITRGLFEEFLDILLKNGAILDDRKHFDAEPMKWLLERFVLDSGADMLLHSQAIGVLKKDDSIRAVRVFHKGGVEDLSADIFIDSTGDGDISAWAGAKIEIGRDQDHACQPMTTSFRMAHVDTGRIPAADEINRLYDEAKARGEVKNPRENVLKFKSVHPDVIHFNTTRVVGKTSLDGWSMTEAEIEGRRQVDDMVRFLRKYVAGFENSYLMKIGPEIGVRESRRVMGKYVLTADDVLEAHHFDDGIACASYDIDIHNPSGTGTVIKRLKEGTYYQIPYRCLVPEGVGNLLVASRCISSTHEAHSSLRVMPIVWSLGQAGGTAAALCIRKKITPGQVDAAGLRKLLTDQGAYL; from the coding sequence ATGAACACGAACATATATCCGAATCGGCGCCTGTTTTTCAAGACCCTGTCACTGTCCGGGCTGATATTCTCGGGTGTAAACGGGTTCTCCTATGGCGAATCCACTGAAAAATCGAAGGTTAAACACTGGGATGTGATTGTAGTCGGCGGAGGGCCAGGAGGCGTTCCTGCTGCCGTAGCGGCGGCGCGTAACGGCGCGCGGGTGCTCCTTGTCGAGCGGTACGGTTTTCTCGGCGGCATGGCTACGACAGCGCTCGTACATCCCTACATGAAATACAATGCGGGAGATACGATCATCACACGGGGGCTGTTCGAGGAGTTTCTCGATATTCTCCTGAAAAACGGCGCTATCCTCGATGATCGAAAGCATTTTGACGCCGAACCAATGAAGTGGCTTCTCGAAAGGTTCGTTCTCGATTCCGGGGCCGATATGCTGCTCCATTCACAGGCCATCGGCGTGTTGAAAAAGGATGACTCCATCCGCGCCGTACGGGTATTTCACAAGGGCGGTGTCGAGGACCTGAGCGCCGATATTTTTATCGACTCGACGGGGGACGGCGACATATCCGCCTGGGCCGGAGCGAAAATCGAAATCGGACGCGACCAGGATCACGCGTGCCAGCCGATGACCACTTCGTTCCGCATGGCGCATGTGGATACCGGACGGATTCCCGCCGCCGATGAAATCAACCGTCTCTACGATGAAGCGAAAGCCCGTGGCGAGGTGAAGAATCCCCGTGAAAACGTCCTGAAATTCAAATCGGTCCATCCTGATGTCATCCATTTCAACACGACCCGCGTGGTGGGTAAAACCTCGCTCGACGGCTGGTCGATGACCGAAGCGGAAATCGAAGGCCGCCGTCAGGTGGACGACATGGTGCGGTTTCTCAGGAAATATGTCGCGGGTTTCGAGAACAGCTATCTCATGAAGATCGGCCCGGAGATAGGAGTGCGCGAATCGCGCCGCGTTATGGGGAAATATGTACTGACAGCGGATGATGTGCTCGAAGCTCATCACTTCGATGACGGGATCGCCTGCGCCTCATATGATATTGACATTCACAATCCGTCTGGTACCGGTACGGTCATCAAACGCCTGAAAGAGGGAACGTACTATCAGATACCATACCGCTGTCTCGTCCCCGAAGGTGTCGGGAATCTCTTAGTCGCGAGCAGGTGCATTTCCTCGACTCACGAGGCGCATTCATCGCTCCGCGTCATGCCCATCGTCTGGTCGCTCGGTCAGGCCGGCGGAACCGCAGCCGCTCTCTGCATACGGAAGAAAATCACTCCCGGGCAGGTTGATGCCGCCGGGCTCAGAAAACTGCTCACCGACCAGGGGGCATATCTCTGA
- a CDS encoding arylsulfatase, with amino-acid sequence MKSLTRRDFIRIGSSAAAAAGAGISFGTRSASAQTQPNILFLMADQHRGDCLGCDGNRAIRTPNIDRIAGEGAHFRHAYSSTPTCTPARSGILTGLSPWHHGMLGYGRVADHYPVELPQTMRDAGYRTLGIGKMHWYPQRNLHGFHKTILDESSRVETEGFESDYRAFFREHAPKGMAYDVTGIGWNDYRTAVYVPPEELHPTFWTAQTAVDFIRDYRNPEPFFLKVSFARPHSPYDPPKRFMEAYREDDMPAPVIGDWAAKYAPADPADFSLWHGDLGIGQARKSRRGYYGSVSFIDEQIGRILGALEQRGFLDNTFILFTADHGDMTGDHNLWRKSYAYESSAHIPFIVRPPKGMFDKAGVTFDQPVELRDVLPTFLDAAGQPVPGHLDGRSVLDIFRGKSDSWREVIDMEHDVCYDPSNHWNALTDGRYKYIYHAMNGGEQLFDLYNDPGELHDLSMEPGNRGKVREWHARMVQHLAERGEPFVVNGDLAPRPERMLYSPHYPKS; translated from the coding sequence ATGAAATCCCTGACACGGCGTGATTTTATCAGAATCGGGAGTTCCGCCGCCGCAGCAGCCGGAGCGGGTATATCGTTTGGCACTCGTTCCGCATCCGCTCAGACACAGCCGAATATCCTGTTTCTCATGGCCGATCAGCATCGCGGCGACTGCCTCGGCTGTGACGGTAACCGTGCAATCAGAACTCCGAATATCGACAGGATCGCCGGAGAAGGTGCGCATTTCCGTCATGCATACAGCTCCACACCGACATGCACACCGGCGCGGTCTGGCATCCTGACCGGGCTCTCTCCCTGGCATCATGGTATGCTCGGATACGGGCGTGTCGCCGATCATTACCCCGTGGAACTCCCGCAGACCATGCGCGATGCAGGCTACAGGACACTCGGAATCGGGAAAATGCACTGGTATCCCCAGCGCAACCTTCATGGATTCCATAAGACCATTCTCGATGAATCGAGCCGTGTCGAAACAGAAGGATTCGAAAGCGATTACCGCGCCTTCTTCCGCGAGCACGCCCCAAAAGGAATGGCATACGATGTAACCGGAATCGGCTGGAACGATTACCGTACCGCGGTGTATGTCCCTCCCGAAGAGCTCCACCCGACCTTCTGGACTGCACAGACGGCGGTCGATTTCATCCGTGATTACAGGAACCCGGAGCCGTTTTTTCTCAAGGTATCGTTCGCGCGCCCTCACAGTCCCTACGACCCGCCGAAACGGTTCATGGAAGCATACCGTGAGGATGACATGCCTGCGCCGGTTATCGGAGACTGGGCCGCGAAATACGCTCCCGCCGACCCTGCCGATTTCAGCCTCTGGCACGGCGATCTCGGTATCGGACAGGCACGGAAGTCACGGCGGGGATATTACGGCTCGGTGTCGTTCATCGATGAGCAGATAGGCCGGATTCTCGGCGCCCTCGAACAGCGCGGATTTCTCGACAATACGTTCATTCTTTTCACCGCCGACCACGGCGACATGACCGGCGACCACAACCTCTGGCGCAAATCCTACGCGTACGAAAGCTCGGCGCACATACCGTTTATCGTCCGTCCGCCGAAAGGCATGTTCGATAAGGCCGGGGTGACATTCGATCAGCCTGTCGAACTCCGCGACGTACTCCCGACATTTCTCGATGCCGCCGGACAGCCTGTACCCGGGCATCTGGACGGGAGAAGCGTTCTCGACATCTTCCGGGGCAAAAGCGATTCCTGGCGGGAAGTCATCGACATGGAGCACGATGTATGTTACGATCCCTCGAATCACTGGAACGCTCTGACCGATGGCCGGTATAAGTACATTTACCATGCCATGAACGGCGGGGAGCAGTTGTTCGATCTGTATAACGATCCCGGAGAACTGCACGATCTTTCCATGGAGCCGGGAAACCGCGGAAAAGTACGGGAATGGCATGCCCGCATGGTACAACATCTTGCCGAACGGGGGGAGCCGTTCGTTGTGAACGGTGATCTTGCACCGAGGCCGGAACGGATGCTGTACTCGCCCCATTATCCGAAAAGCTGA
- a CDS encoding FAD-dependent oxidoreductase, whose protein sequence is MHENRHSDRRLFIKTLAMSGLVFSGIRGFSSGEANENARVKHWDVIVIGGGPGGVPAAVAAARNGARVLLVERYGFLGGMATAALVLPYMKYSAGGKIIVRGLFEEFLDILEKNGAVRVMKLTDEELIRLNTFTTDLETRAHFDDEPMKWVLDRFVLDSGASILLQTQAVGVLKDGNAIKAVRIFHKGGIEDLSADIFIDSTGDGDIATWAGGTIEIGREQDNACQPMTASFRMARVDFKRLPEGREINRLYDEAKKRGEINNPRENVLKFFTVHDDVMHFNATRVVGRSSLDGWSMTEAEIEGRRQVEELVRFLKKYVSGFENAYLMKTGTQIGVRESRRVMGRYVLNADDVVKGRKFDDGVACGSYAIDIHNPSGTGTKMVYLDEGIYYHIPYRCLVPNGIDNLIVASRCVSSTHEAHSSLRVMPTVWGIGQAGGTAAALCIRHKKAPGDIDTADLRKTLIAQKAFI, encoded by the coding sequence ATGCATGAGAACAGGCATTCAGACCGGAGATTGTTTATCAAAACTCTCGCAATGTCCGGGCTTGTGTTTTCGGGAATACGCGGATTTTCTTCCGGCGAGGCAAATGAAAACGCCAGGGTGAAGCACTGGGATGTGATCGTAATCGGAGGCGGACCCGGGGGAGTCCCCGCCGCTGTTGCCGCCGCTCGTAACGGCGCCCGTGTCCTGCTCGTCGAGCGGTATGGATTTCTCGGCGGAATGGCCACTGCCGCGCTTGTGCTGCCGTACATGAAGTATTCTGCGGGCGGAAAAATCATTGTCCGGGGATTGTTCGAGGAATTTCTCGATATACTCGAAAAAAACGGCGCTGTGCGGGTTATGAAACTGACCGACGAGGAACTTATACGGCTCAATACTTTCACGACCGACCTCGAAACCCGCGCTCATTTCGACGATGAGCCGATGAAATGGGTGCTCGACCGGTTTGTCCTCGATTCCGGCGCAAGTATCCTGCTCCAGACACAGGCTGTCGGCGTGTTGAAGGATGGTAATGCCATAAAGGCCGTGCGGATTTTTCACAAAGGGGGCATCGAGGACCTGAGCGCCGATATTTTTATCGACTCCACCGGTGACGGCGACATTGCGACGTGGGCGGGTGGAACCATAGAAATCGGCCGTGAGCAGGATAATGCCTGCCAGCCGATGACCGCTTCGTTCCGCATGGCCCGTGTGGATTTCAAACGGCTCCCGGAGGGCAGAGAGATCAATCGTCTCTATGACGAGGCTAAAAAACGGGGCGAGATCAACAATCCCCGCGAGAATGTTCTCAAATTCTTCACCGTTCATGACGATGTCATGCATTTTAACGCCACCCGGGTGGTCGGCAGAAGTTCCCTCGATGGCTGGTCGATGACCGAAGCCGAAATAGAAGGCCGCCGTCAGGTGGAAGAACTCGTCCGGTTCCTGAAAAAGTATGTGTCGGGTTTCGAGAACGCCTATCTCATGAAAACGGGTACACAGATCGGTGTGCGCGAGTCACGGCGTGTTATGGGCAGATACGTGCTCAACGCCGACGATGTGGTAAAGGGTCGGAAATTCGACGATGGCGTCGCCTGCGGTTCATATGCCATCGACATACACAATCCCTCCGGCACGGGCACGAAGATGGTCTACCTCGACGAGGGCATTTACTATCACATCCCTTACCGGTGTCTCGTGCCGAACGGGATCGACAATCTCATTGTTGCGAGCCGCTGTGTTTCATCCACTCATGAAGCGCATTCGTCGCTCCGCGTGATGCCGACTGTCTGGGGGATCGGCCAGGCTGGGGGCACTGCCGCCGCGCTCTGTATCAGACATAAAAAAGCGCCGGGAGATATCGATACGGCTGATCTGCGGAAAACGCTCATCGCTCAGAAAGCGTTTATATGA
- a CDS encoding GRP family sugar transporter, with amino-acid sequence MVVVESYITAVIMCFITMLCWGSWANTQKLASKEWRFQLFYWDYALGVVLLALVLALTMGSRGSAGRSFIADMAQANGNMLWSAFMGGVVFNLANLLLVAAIDIAGMAVAFPIAIGLALALGVITNYIATPLGNPAVLFLGVALVVVAIILDAFAYKRLPATGQKTTAKGFVISIVAGILMGFFYRFVAASMSSDFISPEAGKLTPYSAVVVFSVGLLLSSFIWNSILMAKPFVGDPVPFGDYFRKGNLQLHMTGILGGMIWSLGMSFSIIASGQAGFAISYGLGQGATMIAALWGVFIWKEFREAPQGTGTLLAFMFISFFIGLSLIIIARIV; translated from the coding sequence ATGGTCGTCGTGGAATCGTACATCACCGCAGTTATCATGTGTTTCATCACCATGCTGTGCTGGGGATCATGGGCAAATACCCAGAAACTGGCTTCCAAGGAATGGCGTTTTCAGCTCTTTTACTGGGATTATGCGCTCGGCGTTGTATTGCTCGCGCTCGTTCTCGCGCTTACCATGGGCAGCAGGGGATCGGCAGGCAGAAGTTTTATCGCTGACATGGCGCAAGCAAACGGAAACATGCTCTGGTCGGCTTTTATGGGAGGCGTTGTCTTTAACCTGGCCAACCTCCTGCTCGTCGCCGCGATCGATATCGCCGGAATGGCGGTCGCATTCCCCATTGCGATTGGCCTTGCGCTCGCGCTCGGAGTGATTACCAACTACATCGCCACACCGCTCGGGAATCCCGCGGTGCTTTTCCTCGGCGTCGCCCTTGTCGTGGTCGCCATAATCCTCGATGCGTTTGCCTATAAACGGCTGCCGGCAACAGGACAGAAAACGACCGCCAAGGGATTTGTCATTTCCATCGTAGCCGGTATTCTCATGGGATTCTTCTACCGTTTCGTGGCGGCTTCGATGTCTTCCGACTTTATATCACCCGAAGCGGGGAAACTGACTCCCTACTCGGCGGTGGTCGTTTTCTCCGTCGGTCTTCTTCTTTCAAGTTTTATCTGGAACAGCATCCTTATGGCGAAACCGTTCGTGGGCGATCCCGTTCCGTTCGGCGACTACTTCAGGAAAGGCAATCTCCAGCTCCACATGACCGGTATTCTCGGTGGCATGATCTGGAGCCTCGGTATGTCGTTCAGCATCATCGCATCCGGACAGGCGGGATTTGCCATATCGTACGGCCTCGGACAGGGCGCGACCATGATTGCGGCTTTATGGGGAGTTTTCATCTGGAAGGAATTCAGGGAGGCGCCGCAGGGCACCGGAACGCTCCTTGCATTCATGTTTATTTCGTTTTTTATCGGTCTCAGCCTGATAATAATCGCCAGAATTGTATAA